A region of Rhinoraja longicauda isolate Sanriku21f chromosome 1, sRhiLon1.1, whole genome shotgun sequence DNA encodes the following proteins:
- the elac1 gene encoding zinc phosphodiesterase ELAC protein 1 — protein MTVELTFLGTGSAYPSPTRGASAVALRYEGECWLFDCGEGTQTQLMRSQLRAGKISKVFITHLHGDHLFGLPGLLCTVSLQSSSLLNKQPVEIYGPVGLRKFLRTCMHLSHSQLVFSYVVHELVPTEDQCFPEEWRSPSAHNVDDQLHPQELQGKTIHLDPQEDCYNLVTHEQFIVKAFRLFHRIPSFGFVIEERERPGKLQTQKLKDMGIQPGPLYGKLKNGQPVTLNNGVTVFPVDVLEAPIPGRKICILGDCSGTVGEKGKKLCIDADVLVHEATLNDSQSDKAEEHGHCTPKTAAEFAKLCKAKQLVLTHFSQRYKPTALTNEGDDDVKELKTQAELVLEGQEVILAEDFMVIEIPFNRTK, from the exons atgACGGTGGAGTTGACCTTCCTGGGTACCGGCTCGGCCTACCCGTCACCGACGCGCGGAGCCTCGGCCGTGGCGCTGCGCTACGAGGGCGAGTGCTGGCTCTTCGACTGCGGCGAGGGCACTCAGACGCAGTTGATGCGGAGCCAACTGAGGGCAG gTAAAATTTCAAAAGTTTTCATTACTCATCTTCATGGTGATCATCTATTTGGTTTGCCTGGACTTCTGTGCACAGTAAGCCTCCAGAGTAGTTCTCTCTTAAACAAACAGCCTGTTGAAATTTATGGGCCTGTTGGATTAAGGAAATTTCTGAGGACGTGCATGCACCTGTCTCACTCCCAATTGGTCTTTTCGTATGTGGTCCATGAACTGGTACCAACTGAAGATCAGTGTTTTCCAGAGGAATGGAGGAGCCCCTCTGCAcacaatgtggatgatcagcttcaTCCACAGGAACTACAAGGAAAAACAATTCATCTTGATCCTCAGGAAGACTGTTACAATCTTGTCACCCATGAACAGTTCATAGTAAAAGCCTTTAGGCTTTTTCATCGCATACCATCTTTTGGGTTTGTAATTGAGGAGAGAGAACGACCAGGAAAGCTTCAGACTCAAAAACTGAAAGATATGG GTATTCAACCAGGACCTTTGTATGGAAAACTAAAAAATGGACAGCCCGTCACACTTAACAACGGGGTAACTGTTTTTCCTGTGGACGTTCTTGAAGCTCCCATTCCAGGTAGAAAAATATGCATTTTGGGAGATTGTTCAGGAACAGTGGGTGAAAAGGGTAAAAAACTTTGCATTGATGCTGATGTGCTGGTGCATGAGGCCACACTAAATGATAGTCAGTCTGACAAGGCTGAGGAGCATGGACACTGCACTCCGAAGACTGCTGCCGAGTTTGCAAAATTATGCAAAGCTAAACAGCTGGTCCTCACACACTTCAGTCAAAGATACAAACCTactgccctgactaatgaaggagaTGATGACGTAAAGGAACTGAAGACTCAAGCTGAGCTGGTACTCGAAGGACAGGAAGTAATTCTGGCCGAAGATTTTATGGTGATTGAAATTCCTTTTAACAGGACAAAGTAA